The region TCTGTGACCTTCCCTATCttgggttggaaggaactgcagaagtgtAGGAATgaaaactgtaggtgctggtttaaatcgaaggtttacacgaaatgctggaataactcagcgggtcaggtctcgacccgaaacgtcgcccgttccttctctccagagatgctgcctgacccgctgagttactccagcactctgtgtctacctaaggaactgcagatgctggtttcaactgaagatagacgcaaaaagctggagtaactcagcgggacaggcagcatctctggagagaaggaatgggtgacgtttcgggtcattggGAGTCTGGTGGCCGGCGGTGGGAACGGAGGCACAACGGGAAAACAAACATGGCAGCTCAGGAAAGCAAGGCGCCAACTTGAAACGACACCAGAGGAACAAGCCAGAGACCGGGTCTGCTTTTAGTAAACCTTTTCACGAGACACCTTGTTGCTATTTATGTGGTGTATTGAAAAGCCCTGCAGTGAATTAACTTGGTGttagagttcataagtgataggagcagaattaggccattcggcccatcgagtctactccgccattcaatcatggctgatctatctctccctcctaaccccattctcctgccttctccccataacccctgacaccctgtacTAATCAGGTTACCCCTGCAGTTAACTACTGTGCAATACTTTTTAAAATGTAGTGATCTGTTAAATTCATATCTTATAATTgaatgttgagtttagtttagcttagaggtacagcacggaaacaggcccttcagcccactgggtccacgccgaccactagcCTTATCTCACTCTAGAAACTatctacaattttacaaaagcaattaacctacaaatcaccaGAGATTCTCTCACCCCCTGGACTCTgtgattcataagtgataggagcagaattaggccattcagcccatcgagtctactccgccattaaatcacggctgatctatctctccctcctaaccccattctcctgccttctccccataacccctgacacccgcactaatcaacaatctgtccatatcgggcggtcacggtggcgcagcggtagagttgctgccttacagcgaatgcagcgccggagacccgggttccatcccgactacgggcgctgtctgtacggagtttgtgcgttctccccgtgacctgcgtgggttttctatgagatcttcggtttcctctcacaattctctgcctcagaaggcagcggaggccaattctctggatgctttcaagagagagctagatagagctcttaatgatagtggagtcagggggtatggggagaaggcaggaacggggtactgattgtggatgatcagccatgatcacattgaatggcggtgctggctcgaagggccgaatggcctcctcctgcacctattgtctgttgactccaaggacatgcgggtttgtaggttaattggcttggtgtaaatgtaaaaattgtccccagtggatataggatagtgttaagaaaataactgcagatgctggtacaaatcgaaggtttccacgctgtatctctaaactaaactaaactaatctgctttAAGAATATtcgtagagtcttagagtcatagagtcttagtctctcagccccattctcctgccttctctccgtatccCCTGACGCTCTTACTAATCGTGACCCTTGtcaaactctgctttaaaaatattcttcACAGCCTTGCATGGAaacggcccttcaacccatcttgtccatgctgactaagctgGCATTTGTGGCTGGTCCCATTAgactgcgtttggtccatgttccctccaaacgtttcctatccaaaacaagcttgaaagggttcagaaaagatttacgaggatgttgccaggactagagggtgtgagctacagggagaggttgagcaggctgggtctctattccatggagcgcaggaggatgaggggagatcttatagaggtgtacaaaatcatgagaggaatagatcgggtagatgcacagtctcttgcccagattaggggaatcgaggaccagaggacattggttcaaggtgaaggggaaaagttttaaataggaatctgaggggtaactttttcacacagagggtggtgggtgtatggaatgagctgccggaggaggtagttgaggctgggactatcccactgtttaagaaacagttggacaggtacatggataggacgggtttgaagggatatggaccaagcgcagacaggttgggctgaagggcctgtttccacgctgtgtcactctgtgactctatctgtccaaatggcttttgaaAGATGTGACTGTGTCCACTTTTATAGCTTCCTCTGCACCCCGTCCCAGATACAGACCCTTCCTCAAGTCCCCCGCACCCCCAGCCCAGCCAACTGCTCCCCTCCCCGACCCAGCCCGCCTCCCTGGTTGTGGGTGGGCCGCGAGAGATGGGCGGCAGGTCCTGTTTGTGTGGTCTGGCAGCGTGCCAGCCTCTTTGCATCTGAATGCACCAGTGCATTGGAGCTCCCCGCATGCGTGCCCGCTCCAGCGCTCGCATTTCCCTCTGCCTGTCCTGCACCCGCTCAGAAACAGCTGCGACCAGCAACACCAGGGTGAACAATCGCAAACTACAGCGAAGGTCCACACCCCAGTTACACAGCCACACgcccatccccaccggtactgtaccccagtgtcacacacagacacgtccccaccggtactgtaccccagtgttacacacagacccatccccaccggtactgtaccccagtgtcacacacagacacgtccccaccggtactgtaccccagtgttacacacagacccatccccaccggtactgtaccccagtgttacacacagacccatccccaccggtactgcaccccagtgtcacacacagacacgtccccaccggtactgtaccccagtgtcacacacagacacgtccccaccggtactgtaccccagtgtcacacacagacacgtccccaccggtactgtaccccagtgtcacacacagacccatccccacctgtactgtaccccagtgttacacacacacacacacacatgtactgtaccccagtgttacacacacagacacgtcccccaccggtactgtaccccagtgttatacaggatTTTATCCtttatcggtctgaagaagggtctcggcccaaaacgtcacctatccatgttctccacagatgctgactgacccgctgagttcagcactccagcactgtgtgtctgtctgccATTCCCCGTGTGTCTCTCCaccctgggtgtgtgtgtgtggggtgtgtgtgtgtgtggggtgtgtgtgtgtgtgtgtggggtgtgtgtgtgtggggtgtgtgtgtgtgtgtggggtgtgtgtgtgtgtggggtgtgtgtgtgtgtggggtgtgtgtgtgtgtggggtgtgtgtgtgtgtgggtgtgtgtggggtgtgtgtgtgtggggtgtgtgtgtgtgtgtgtggggtgtgtgtgtgtggggtgtgtgtgtgtgtgtgtgtgtggggtgtgtgtgggtgtgtgtggggtgtgtgtgtgtggggtgtgtgtgtgtggggtgtgtgtgtggggtgtgtggggtgtgtgtgtggggtgtgtgtgtgtgtgtgtgtggggtgtgtggggtgtgggtgtgtgtgtggggtgtgggtgtgtgtgtggggtgtgtgtgtgtgtgtgtggggtgtgtgtgtgtgtggggtgtgtgtgtgtggggtgtgtgtgtgtggggtgtgtgtgtggggtgtgtgtgtgtgtggggtgtgtgtgtgtggggtgtgtgcgtgtggggtgtgtgtgcgtgtggggtgtgtgtgcgtgtggggtgtgtgtgcgcgtgtggggtgtgtgtgcgtgtggggtgtgtgcgtgtggggtgtgtgtgtgcgtgtggggtgtgtgtgagtgtggggtgtgtgtgtgtgtggggtgtgtatgtgtgtggggtgtgtgtgtggggtgtgagtgtggggtgtgtgtgtgtgtgtgtgtgtgtgtgtgtgtgtgtgggtgggtgtgtgtgtggggtgtgtgtgtgtggggtgtgtgtgtgtggggtgtgtgtgtgggtgggtgtgtgtgtggggtgtgtgtgtgtgtgtgtgtgggtgggtgtgtgtgtgggggtgtgtgtgtgtggggtgtgtgtgtgtgtgggtgtgtgtgtggggtgtgtgtgggtgtgtgtgtggggtgtgtgtgtggggtgtgtgtgtgtgtgtgtgggtgggtgtgtgtgtgtggggtgtgtgtgtgtgtggggtgtgtgtgtgtgtggggtgtgtgtgtgtggggtgtgtgtgtgtgtgtgtggggggtgtgtgtgtgtggggtgtgtgtgtgtgtgtgtgtgtgtgtgtgttggtgtcagGGTGCTTCTGACCTTTCTCTTTGCCCATAGGTCTGGCCACGNNNNNNNNNNNNNNNNNNNNNNNNNNNNNNNNNNNNNNNNNNNNNNNNNNNNNNNNNNNNNNNNNNNNNNNNNNNNNNNNNNNNNNNNNNNNNNNNNNNNNNNNNNNNNNNNNNNNNNNNNNNNNNNNNNNNNNNNNNNNNNNNNNNNNNNNNNNNNNNNNNNNNNNNNNNNNNNNNNNNNNNNNNNNNNNNNNNNNNNNNNNNNNNNNNNNNNNNNNNNNNNNNNNNNNNNNNNNNNNNNNNNNNNNNNNNNNNNNNNNNNNNNNNNNNNNNNNNNNNNNNNNNNNNNNNNNNNNNNNNNNNNNNNNNNNNNNNNNNNNNNNNNNNNNNNNNNNNNNNNNNNNNNNNNNNNNNNNNNNNNNNNNNNNNNNNNNNNNNNNNNNNNNNNNNNNNNNNNNNNNNNNNNNNNNNNNNNNNNNNNNNNNNNNNNNNNNNNNNNNNNNNNNNNNNNNNNNNNNNNNNNNNNNNNNNNNNNNNNNNNNNNNNNNNNNNNNNNNNNNACTCCGGGGCGAAGACTTGCCTGAAGTCGCAGTGGGCGCTGGGCTGGGCCGGCCAGCGGTTCCAGCCCAGGAGGGGCAAGGAGGCGAAGAGAAGGGGTAGCAGCCAGGCAGCCAGAATGGCCGGCGCCGTCCAGCGTCCCCGCAGCGAGGCGCGGCCGCCCAGCGGTGTGGACGATGTACAGGTAGCGGTCAGCGTGGACCAGCAGCAGGTTGGCGAGGAGCGAGAGCACGACGAAGTTGGGCAGCAGGTAGGTGAGATAGCACAGGCGGACGGGCAGAGCGGTGTACGAGCTCAGGCCGGGCACCGAGGGCAGGACCAGGCCGGTGGCCAGGTCGCTGACCGCCAGGCTGAGGAAGAAGCAGCCGGCAGAGTTGTGAAGCCTCTTGCTGCCCGCGATGCCCACCGCTAAGGCCAGGCTGCCCGCCACGATCACGACCGACAAGGGCAGGGTCAACCAGTGGACCAGGAGCTGGTGGGAAGCCAAGCTGTCCGCGGATCCTTGACTGCTCACGTTCATCGCCTCAAACCCACGGCAGCGAGCCAACGAACGAGGAGCGCAACAACTGTCCAAGGACGTCAGGAGTCCTTGTCCCCAAACTCGCCCAGTTACACCAGATACACCCAGACACGCCCAGACACACCCAGATACTTCCAGACACAACCAGATACACCCAGACACACCCAGATACTTCCAGACACACCCAAATACTTCCAGACACAACCAGATACACCCCGACACGCCAGACACACACCAAATACTTCCAGACACAACCAGATACACCCCGACACGCCCGGACACACCCAGATACTTCCAGACACAACCAGATACACCCAGACACACCCAGATACTTCCAGACACACCCAGATACTTCCAGATACACCCAGATACCTCCAGACACACCCAGATACTTCCAGACACACCCAGATACTTCTAGATACACCCAGACACACCCAGATACACCCAGATACTTCCAGACACACCCAGATACTTCTAGATACACCCAGACACACCCAGATACTTCCAGACACACCCAGATACTTCTAGATACACCCAGACACACCCAGATACTTCCAGACACACCCAGATACTTCTAGATACACCCAGACACTTCAGATACTTCCACACACACCCAGATACTTCCAAGTACACCCAGATACTTCTAGATACACCCAGATACACCCAGACACAACAAGATACACCCAGATACTTCCAGATACACCCAGACACCTGGTTGATTGTTGACCAAACTCCAAATTGAGTGGCGCGGCggttagaggtgctgcctcacggcgccggaggcccgggttccatcccgaccacgggcgctgtctgtacggagtttgtacgttctccccgtgacctgcgtgggttttctccgggcgctccggtttcctcccacactccaaaggcgcgcaggtttgtaggtcaatcggcttggttgtaaatgtaaaagttgtcccaagccgttggtgtgcggggatggctgtggctgggctgggcggcacggacccggcgggccgagtGGTCGCGTTTCCCCGCTCTGTCTGTAAGCTCAGATCGCCCCACTTTCCCTACTTGCCGGCCCGCTGCTGGGTCTCCGAGATACTTGGATTGGCAGTGGTCCAGGATGTGTGTCTCTCCTCCACACCTGGGGTCCttgccccccacccactccaggcGCTCAGTCTCTGGGAGGGGGGTCCCAGATACCTGATTGACTATTGACCAAGGGCCGAATGTTGCTGGGATTGATTGTCCAACCTCCAGAGTCCCCGCTCCCAGCCTCCAAACACACAGGTCGCCGGAGATCCCAGATACCACGGCGGTGGagtcgccgccttacagcgaatgcagtgccggggacccgggttcaatcccgaccgcgggccccgtctgtacggagtttgtttgtacgttctccccgtgacccgcgtggggtttctccgggcgctccggttttcctcccacactccaaagacgcaaaagttgtcccgagtgttgGTGAGCGGGGGTCGCTGGTGGGCGATACTTCGAGAACCTGATGCACCGCTAGCCAACGTCCCTCTGGTCCTGGCTAGCCAATGTCCCTCTGGTCCTAGCTGACCAATGTCCCTCTGGTCCTAGCTAGCCAATGTCCCTCTGGTCCCAGCTGGCCAATGTCCCTCTGGTCCTAGCTGGCCAATGTCCCTCTAGTCCTAGCTGGCCAATGTCCCTCTGGTCCTAGCTGACCAATGTCCCTCTAGTCCTAGCTGGCCAATGTCCCTCTGGTCCCAGCTAGCCAATGTCCCTCTGGTCCTAGCTGACCAATGTCCCTCTGGTCCTAGCTAGCCAAGCTCCCTCTGGTCCTAGGTAGCCAAGCTCCCTCTGGTCCTAGCTGGCCAAGCTCCCTCTGGTTCTAGCTGACCAAGCTCCCTCTGGTCCTAGCTGACCAATGTCCCTCTGGTCCTAGCTGGCCAAGCTCCCTCTGGTTCTAGCTGACCAAGCTCCCTCTGGTCCTAGCTGACCAAGCTCCCTCTGGTCCTAGCTGGCCAAGCTCCCTCTGGTTCTAGCTGACCAAGCTCCCTCTGGTCCTAGCTGGCCAAGCTCCCTCTGGTCCTAGCTGACCAAGCTCCCTCTGGTCCTAGCTGACCAAGCTCCCTCTGGTCCTAGCTGGCCAATGTCCCAATCTCCGTGAGACAGtccccacccccagacacccccctTGTTCCCAGCCTCCAAACGCTCGGTCTCCGGAGATCCTAGATACCTGGCTGTCTCCCTCCCAGCGGTCTCAGCTACATCTGGGTCTCTCTCCCACCGCCGAAGCCCATCCACACTTGTCCCCGGAGCTAGTCAGTAGAAAGTTACATTTACCAGACTTCTGGCTTCTCGGCGTTGAGCGAGAATCTCggcggaagggggggggggggggagaagcgtcTTCAACCAGAGATATTTCCCAACCACTTCATAACTCAAGCCAAGGCCCTCCCCACTGAACCTTCCGTCAACTCATTCCAACGCGCAACAACGTTCGTACAATAAAGACATGAAATCAGATACAAAggagggggctgtggaggccacaaggcagtgggtatttgtaaagcagggatagatagatagatagattcctgatcagtatgggtgtcagggactaGGGGGAaggaggcagcagaatgggggtgaggatagaaacatatagaatagtcgTCTTCTGGCGTTTGGGGCAGCAGAAATTAtatagaatagtgagcggcctggatagagtggatgtggaggagaggatgtttccactggtgggagagtctaggaccagagggcacagcctcagaattaaaggacgttcctttaggaaggagatgaggaggaatttcttcagtctgagggtggtgaatctgtgggattctttgccacagacggctgtggaggccacaagtcagtaggtatttttaaggcggagatagatagattgttgatcagtgcgggtgtcaggggttatggggagaaggcaggagaatggggttaggagggagagatagatcagccacgattgaatgggggagtagactcgatgggccgaatggcctaattctgcacctattccTTATAGCAGTCATGGaataaatacagtgtggaaacaggcccttcggcccaacttgccccacaccgaccaacatgtcccatctatacaagtcccacctgcctgtgtttggctcatctatatactggggtgggggcttgtcatccaccctgggtagttctacagaactggcaaaatttgcagcaaagcgtcaactacggtcctctgaagcaccaattgccacttttgattgttgtagttgacatacgataGAAAGAAAGGTCcagacactaaaactctcgtttgtttgtttgtttgtttgtttgttcctgaactacagccaaaacgctacatgatagcgcgacaattttaggcccaccttactcaccgtcatccctttggtgctaatggaagaagtttcattgaaatcggtgttatatttttaaagttattcacattttaaagtttaaacctatctcctagggagggagagggaggataaaggggggttgagggggatggagtggggggaggggaaggtggagggagggggaggggaggagggagggagggggaggggaggggaagggggtgagtggagggggaagggagggggaggggagggaaggtggaggggtgggagggggagggagggaggaggggaaggaggtaggagggggaggaggaggggggaggagagggtgctgcaccaatgcaggagaggtttgggcccaatgggtccacttggtcgagtatccctctaaacccgccttatccatgtacctgtctaaatgtttctcaaacattgcaatagtccctgccttaactacctacaaacattggagcagaattaggccattcagcccattgaatctatttcaccattcaatcatggctgatctatctctccctcctaaccccattctcctgccttctccccacaacccctgacacccgcactaatcaagaatctatctccaccttaaaaatacccattgacttgctgCCCACCAccgtctgaggcaaagaattccacagattcaccaccctccaactaaaaaaaatcctcctcatctcaatagacaataggtgcaggagtaggccattcggcccttcgagccagcaccaccattcaatgtgatcatggctgatcattctcaatcagtaccccatttctcctTTCATCAgtactcctttctaaaggtatgtcctttaattctgaggctgtgccctctggtcctagactctcccactagtggaaacatcctctccacatccactctatccaagcctttgtctattcggtaagttgcaatgaggttccctctctcatccctccctcccctccccccactccccccccccccccccccccccccccccccccaccaattccAGGGCAAGAGCAGACCACTCAGCCCCTTAAGCCTATCCCGCCattcataggtgcaggaggaggccatttggcccttcgagtcagcaccgccatcactgtgatcatggctgatcatccacaatcagtaacccgtgcctgccttctccccatatcccttgattccactagcccctagagctctatctaactctcttttaaatccatccagtgaatcggcctccactgccctctgtggcagagaattccacaaattcacaactctctgggtgaaaaacgttcttctcacctcagttctaaatggcctcccctttattcttagactgtggtccctggttctggactcccccaacattgggaacatgtttcctgcatctagcttgtccaatccttttataattttgtacgtctctataaggtcccctctcatccttctaaaccccagtgaatacaagcccagtctttccagtctttcttcatatgacagtcccgccatcccagggattaacctggcgaacctaggctgcattgcctcaatggcaaggatgtccttcctcaaattaggagaccaaaactgcacacaatactccaggtgtggtctcaccagggccctacacaactgcaggaggacctgaaGGACCTTCTGCATTGCTGATCAATGCTGTTCTAAACTGTGGCAAAAcccaaacaaagtgctgaagaaactcagtgggtcaggcagcatctgtggacagatgactttacaggtcaggacccttcttcagactgataagagtAGGGGGAAGAGaggcggggcggggggggaggacaaagcctgacgagtgattggaaaaaaaacctgcagatgctggattaaatcgaaggtagacacaaaatgctgaagtaactcagcgggacaagcagcatctctggagagaaggaatgggtgatgtttcgggtcgagacctgtcttcagacggctgaaaaaggtctcgactcgaaaaggggatcttattgaaacatagaaaattattaagggattggacacgctagaggcaggaaatatgttcccaatgttgggagagtccagaaccaggggccacagtttaagaataaggggtaggcaattaagaacggagatgaggaaaaatgttttcacccagagagttgtgaatctgtggaattctctgccacagaaggcagtggaggccaattctctggatgctttcaagggagagttagatagagctcttaaagatagcagagtcaagggatatggggagaaggcaggaacggggtactgattgcggatgatcggccatgatcacagtgaatggcggtgctggctcaaagggccaaatggcgtcctcctgcacctattgtctatgtttctatgtaaagggcatagttttaaggtgagaggagcgaaGTTTAAatcagatgtgcggggcaagtttttgttttacagagtggtcggtgcctggaatgtgttgctgtcttgtagtgatggaggcagattcgatagtggcatttaaggggcttttaaataggcacttggatatgcagggaatggaaggacatggattatgtgcagacagaggagattagtcatagttacacagcatggaaacaggcccttcggcccaacttgcccacaccgaccaacatgtcccgtctgcagtacactcgtcccacctgcctgcatttggcccatatctctctaaacctgtcccatccatgtgcaTGCCTAAATGATCCTTAAACATTGTaacagtaactgcctcaactatctgctcttgcagctcattctacataga is a window of Rhinoraja longicauda isolate Sanriku21f chromosome 8, sRhiLon1.1, whole genome shotgun sequence DNA encoding:
- the gpbar1 gene encoding LOW QUALITY PROTEIN: G-protein coupled bile acid receptor 1 (The sequence of the model RefSeq protein was modified relative to this genomic sequence to represent the inferred CDS: deleted 1 base in 1 codon) — protein: MNVSSQGSADSLASHQLLVHWLTLPLSVVIVAGSLALAVGIAGSKRLHNSAGCFFLSLAVSDLATGLVLPSVPGLSSYTALPVRLCYLTYLLPNFVVLSLLANLLLVHADRYLYIVHPLGGRASLRGRWTAPAILAAWLLPLLFASLPLLGWNRWPAQPSAHCDFSLRLFTLVLLVAAVSERVQDRQREMRALERARMRGAPMHWCIQMQRGWHAARPHKQDLPPISRGPPTTREAGWGFSIHHINSNKVSREKVY